The genomic stretch CTTCAACAACGGCGCCTACGGGCAGCCCGGCGCCGTCGAGGATCTCGCGACCCATGTCCTTCGCGAGCAATTCGAGACCAACCTGTTCGGCTGGCACGACCTGACCCGCAAGGTCATTCCGCTCATGCGCCGACAGGGCCATGGGCGGATCGTCAATTGCTCCTCCATTCTCGGGCTTCTGCCCTATCGCTACCGCGGCGCCTATACCGCCTCAAAGTATGCGCTTGAGGGCCTGACAGTGACCCTGCGGATGGAACTCGAAGGCAGTGGCATCCACGTCAGCCTGATCGAACCCGGGCCGATCGCCTCGCGCTTCACGGCCAATGCGCTGGCGAAGATCGAGGAACATGTCGACCTGGAGAACTCGGCGCATTCGGCCGAATACAAGCGCCAGCTCGCCCGCCTGAGTGGCACGGGTGCCAAAAACCGACACAGGCTCGGTCCCGAAGCGGTCTACGACGTCTTGACGCATGCCTTGACCGCATCCCGCCCCAAACCACATTATCTGGTCACGACACCCGCCAAGCAGGGAGCCTTGCTCAAGCGGCTCCTCCCGGCCGATCTCTTCTACCGCCTGATGCGCCGGCTGGACTGACAACAAAAAGGTCTACATCTCGAATGTCCACATTCACCACCATCCTCACCGTCATCGTGATGGGCCTTGTTGTCCTCGTCCTGATCCGCGGGCTGTTCAACATGATGAAGGGAACCGATGCCAACAAGTCGAACAAGCTGATGCAGTTGCGGCTTATGCTCCAGGCGGTCGCCATCGTGCTCATCATGCTCACCCTCTGGATTACCGGCGGCGGGCGATAGAAATGGTCAGGATCAACAGGATCTACACCCGCACCGGCGACAAGGGCATGACTTCGCTGGTCAGCGGCCCGCGGCGGGACAAGCACGACCTGCGCGTCGAAGCCTATGGCACGGTGGACGAAACGAATTCGGTCATCGGCATGGCGCGTCTCCATACGTCCGGCATGCAGAAGCTCGATCCAATGCTGGCGCGCATCCAGAACGACCTCTTCGACCTGGGCGCGGACCTCGCCAACCCGGAGGTCGAGGAGAACCCTGAATACGAGCCTCTGCGCGTCGTACCGGCCCAGGTGACGCGGATAGAAAGCGAAATCGATGAGCTGAACGCGGTGATCGAACCGCTACGCTCCTTTGTCCTGCCGGGCGGATCTCCGGCTGCGGCCGCCCTGCATTTGGCCCGAACCGTGTCCCGGCGTGCCGAAAGACTGATGGTGGAGCTGTCGCGGCGAGAGACCGTCGCCGAACCGGCGCTGCAATACATCAACCGGCTCTCCGACTTCCTGTTCGTCGCCGCCCGCCACGCCAATGATGACGGCAAGGTCGATGTGCTGTGGGTACCGGGGAAGAATCGGTAACGAGAGGCAAGCGGCATCCATGTTCATCCCGATCCATGATGCCAACACGCTGAAGCACATCCGCGCCCAGTATGTGACGATCGCGCTGATCCTCACCAATGTCGCAGTCTGGGCCTTCACTGCATTAACGCCGGAGATGATAGGTGAATTGGCGGCGCTCGGCCTCGGCTTCATCCCCGCCGTCGCCTCCGATCAAGCCTACCTCGATCCCGAGCTTGTCCTGGTTCCGACGGGCCTGACCTACGTCACCTATGCTTTCATCCACCTGGACTTCTGGCACTTGGCCTCGAACATGGTCTTCCTGTGGGTCTTCGGCGATAACGTCGAGGATGCGCTCGGACATGTCCGGTTCCTGGTCTTCTATCTCCTCTGTGCTGCGGCCGGGGCAATGCTGCATGCGGTGATCGCTCCGGCATCGGAGGGTCCGCTGATCGGCGCGTCCGGGGCCATATCCGGCGTCGTCGCCGCCTATTTCATCCTGCATCCGCGCGTTCGGCTCTGGGTGCTGGTACTGTTCCGCATACCGCTTCCGTTTCCAGCTTTCATTCCGCTGACGCTCTGGCTGCTGCAGCAGTTCGCCATGCTGGCGCTCGACCTAGACGGCATGGTGTCCTGGGGCGCCCATGTCGGCGGGATCCTGGCAGGAGCAATCCTCATCCTCTTCATGCGACGGAAGGGCATGCCGCTCTTCGATCGCCAGATCGTCATTCCCAAGGCGGTCGAAACCCGCGCCACCGTACCTGTTGTCGGTCCGCGCCAACCATAGACGGCAGTCATAGCGGTATGATCAAAGCGCACGCGTCGCGGCCCAAAACCACGTTGTAATCGCGCCAAAAATGGGTATCCATGTCGCCCACTGACTAGAGGACGAACGGGAGAGGCTGCATTCGAGCGGCTCCATAAGTCAAGGAAGGACCCCATGAAGATCCTGGTACCTGTGAAGCGAGTGGTCGACTATAACGTCAAGATCCGCGTCAAGCCTGATGGCACCGGCGTTGAGCTCGCGAACGTCAAGATGTCGATGAACCCGTTCGACGAGATCGCGGTCGAGGAAGCCCTGCGCCTGAAGGAAGCGGGCAAGGCCGAGGAAGTGGTGGTCGTCTCCATCGGTCCCGCCAAGGCCGAAGAAACCCTCCGCACCGGGCTCGCCATGGGTGCCGATCGGGCAATCCTGGTGGAGACGGACGACACGGTCGAGCCGCTGGCTGTTGCCAAGATCCTCAAGGGTGTCGCCGAAGCGGAAGCTCCTGGCCTCGTCATCATGGGCAAGCAGGCGATCGACGATGACAGCAACCAGACCGGCCAGATGCTCGCCGCCCTCCTGAAGTGCGGCCAGGCGACCTTCGCATCCAAGGTCGAGCTTGCCGAGGGATCCGCCAAGGTAACGCGCGAAGTCGACGGCGGGCTGCAGACGATCGACGTGAAGCTGCCGGCAATCGTGACTACGGACCTTCGCCTCAACGAGCCGCGCTATGCATCGCTGCCGAACATCATGAAGGCAAAGAAGAAGCCGCTCGACAAGAAGACGCCTTCCGATTTCGGCGTCGACACGGCG from Pseudorhizobium banfieldiae encodes the following:
- a CDS encoding SDR family oxidoreductase, which produces MPHQRSIIITGCSSGIGAHCARALKRDGWQVFATVRKTEDLASLEADGIEALLMDYTKPETIAAMVEVVRQRTGDQIDALFNNGAYGQPGAVEDLATHVLREQFETNLFGWHDLTRKVIPLMRRQGHGRIVNCSSILGLLPYRYRGAYTASKYALEGLTVTLRMELEGSGIHVSLIEPGPIASRFTANALAKIEEHVDLENSAHSAEYKRQLARLSGTGAKNRHRLGPEAVYDVLTHALTASRPKPHYLVTTPAKQGALLKRLLPADLFYRLMRRLD
- a CDS encoding twin transmembrane helix small protein; the encoded protein is MSTFTTILTVIVMGLVVLVLIRGLFNMMKGTDANKSNKLMQLRLMLQAVAIVLIMLTLWITGGGR
- a CDS encoding cob(I)yrinic acid a,c-diamide adenosyltransferase, producing the protein MVRINRIYTRTGDKGMTSLVSGPRRDKHDLRVEAYGTVDETNSVIGMARLHTSGMQKLDPMLARIQNDLFDLGADLANPEVEENPEYEPLRVVPAQVTRIESEIDELNAVIEPLRSFVLPGGSPAAAALHLARTVSRRAERLMVELSRRETVAEPALQYINRLSDFLFVAARHANDDGKVDVLWVPGKNR
- a CDS encoding rhomboid family intramembrane serine protease; translation: MFIPIHDANTLKHIRAQYVTIALILTNVAVWAFTALTPEMIGELAALGLGFIPAVASDQAYLDPELVLVPTGLTYVTYAFIHLDFWHLASNMVFLWVFGDNVEDALGHVRFLVFYLLCAAAGAMLHAVIAPASEGPLIGASGAISGVVAAYFILHPRVRLWVLVLFRIPLPFPAFIPLTLWLLQQFAMLALDLDGMVSWGAHVGGILAGAILILFMRRKGMPLFDRQIVIPKAVETRATVPVVGPRQP
- a CDS encoding electron transfer flavoprotein subunit beta/FixA family protein, whose product is MKILVPVKRVVDYNVKIRVKPDGTGVELANVKMSMNPFDEIAVEEALRLKEAGKAEEVVVVSIGPAKAEETLRTGLAMGADRAILVETDDTVEPLAVAKILKGVAEAEAPGLVIMGKQAIDDDSNQTGQMLAALLKCGQATFASKVELAEGSAKVTREVDGGLQTIDVKLPAIVTTDLRLNEPRYASLPNIMKAKKKPLDKKTPSDFGVDTAQRLKVLKTEEPGGRKAGIKVKTVAELVEKLKTEAGVL